Genomic DNA from Halomonas sp. BDJS001:
TGGCATGAACAGGGCCAAGGCCCGACGCTTTCTGCTCACGCTCCACGCGTTAGGCTATGTACGCAAAAGCAGCGCTACTTTGAGCTAGCACCGCGAGTACTGCAACTGGGTTACTCGTTTTTGTCCGCCAATAACTACCGCAGCGCTATTCAGCAGTATTTGGAGGAGATCACCAACGAGTGTGGTGAGTCATCCTCTTTAGGCGTACTGGATGGCGATGAAGTCATTTATGTTGCTCGTTCAGCGGCCCGTCATCGGTTGATGGCGATTACGCTATCGATAGGTACTCGCTTACCCGCAGCACACACATCAATGGGCCGTGTTCTACTCGCTCAGCTTCCAGAAACTGAGCTGGATGCTTATTTAGAACGACTAACTCTAGAACGCTATACAGATAAAACCTTCACCTCTAAAAGCGAGCTAAAAAAGTGTATTCACAAGGCTCGCCAGCAAGGCTACGCCATTGCCGACCAAGAGCTTGATCCAGGCTTGCGCTCGCTGGCAGTACCGGCGTTTGATGCCAATGGCAAACTGTTAGGGGCTATTAATATCAGTACCAACGCAGCACGTATCGATTTAGACACGCTGCTCAAAGAGTACTTACCCCTGCTACAGTCAAAAGCACGCCTTATCCGCACCACCATTAGCTGCTAGCCCGCCAACTGCGCCAGCGCCTGTTCAAGCGATGCTTCCTGGCGCTGGGTATACAGCTCGATTTCATCGATGACAGCTCTCCCCAGGGCCTGCTCAAACGCCTGCTGGCTTGCGCTGCTGGCGTAATGATCATGACTGCTTCCACCCAGGTTGGATTGAAAAATACCGGCCGCGCTCACGGGTAAGAAGTCTTCATAAATCATCGGGGTAACTCTGAGGACACCTTGTTCGATCAAGCTATCCACCTGCTCAACTGAAATCGACCCTTTTACAGCTGCACCTTGAACCGCCTGATAGTGGAAAAACGCTAATCCTTCGCGACGCAGCGACTCATAGGCATCGGGAAACGCTTTAAACACCTCGGATAAATGTGCTTGATGGGCGTCATTATTGGCTACGGTGGGCGAGTTCTCTTTGGCAGTTGCCAGCAGGCGGTCATATAGCTCGCGCCCTTTGCGCGTTAATGCGATGCCGCGCTGTTCGATTTCGCCAAAGCGGGCGGTGTGTTTTCCCTCAGCAGCGTCAGCGAAAGCAATCGTCTCCTCCAGGGCTTTGAAGCTGGTTTGGCGGAGGAGGATTGGGCAGTCCCGGCGTGGCGGGCCTTCAATCGTCGCTTTAGGGTTAATGCCCACACGGGGCATGCGCCGCTGTACTTCATCAATATCCAGCGTTCGTGGCGTTAGGTGGTTTATATGCGGGCCGCGGAAGCAGACCACATCGGCAATTAAACGGTGTTCGGCATGCAAACGCTCATAGGTGGCCAAGTCGACCGTGGCGTTGTCGTGCCAGCGGAAGGTTTTCAACGCTTCCTGGACAAACTGCTTGGCATCGTCGGCGCTTAGCCCTCCCTGCTGTTCAAAACGCTCGATCAGCATTTTGACGTTGGCAGTGAAGATATCGCGGGCTTTTAAAATTTCACTCGCCTGCTCTCTTAGTTCCGCCTTTTCGATCAGCTCAAGGCGCAGCAAAGACGTAAAGACACGAAAAGGATTACGCTTAAGCGCACTATCCGCCACTGGCCGAAACGCAGTGGAGTGAACCGGCACGCCCGCCGCGGCTAAATCATAGTAGCCGACTGGTTCCATACCCATCACGGCGAACATGCGCCGCAGCATGGCAAGTTCGTCTGGGCTACCCACTCGAATAGCACCGTGGCGTTCAACGTTGATACGCGCCAGCTCATCGCTCTGCTTTAATTCACTGTTAAGTGCAGGATTAGTGGCGAGTACCTCTTGATTAACCGCCTCCACCAGCGACAGCAAGGTGCCGTATTGCGGCACCTCCTGCTGATACATTGCCGACATGGCGCGGGAAAACTGGTCGCGAATTTCATCACTGCTAACGTAAGCTGAACTCATCGGGCTGTCCTGTTTGTAAACGGCGATACCGGCCCATAAAGGGTGACACCTACATAGTAGCGCTATCGCCGTTTTAACAATTTCACTTTTTCCGCGCCTTGCTATAAATAAAAGCCATTTACACGCCGCCCTCAGCCCTTAACAGGAAGGCACCCAAACCTGTTAGATTAGCGCTCGATCTTGTTGACGCAGGCAGGCATCCATGACGCTTCCTCTTTATTTAGGCCTGCCTATGTGGGCCAATCAAGATTGGCTGGGCAACCTTTATCCCCGCCATGCCAAAACTGAGCTGCTCAGCGATTACGCGACGGTGTTTTCCAGCGTTGAGGGCAACACTACCTTTTATAGCGGTACCCCAAAGCCGGACACCATTGCGGCCTGGGCGCGTCAGGCACCGTCCCACTTTCGCTTCTGTTTTAAATTACCTGCCAGCGTCACTCACGACCAACGGTTAACGCGGTTAGAGGAGGCTTGGGCATTTTTAGCAGCACTAGAACCGCTGCACGACCGCCTTGGGCCAACCATGGTGCAACTACCACGGGATTTCGGCCCCCAAGAGCTTCCTCAGCTCGAAGCGCTGCTCGCCGCTTGGCCTGCCCATTTGCCTTGCGCGGTAGAGGTTCGCCACCCAGAGTTTTTCCACAAGGGAGCCGCTGAAATAGCCCTTAACCGCCTGTTGATAACTTATTCCGCCAATCGCGTGATGCTTGACGTACGCCCGCTCTTCTCAACCCCGTCAAATGGCCATATGGGCTTGGCCCATGCCCAGCAAGAAAAGCCGAAACTCCCGCTACACGTGCTTTCCACGGCAAATTTTCCTGTCATTCGATTCATTGGCCATATTGACAAAACGATTAACAGCAGCTACTTCACCGCTTGGAAAGAGCGCCTAAAGCTGTGGATAAATCAGGGGAAAACCCCTTTCTTATTTGTGCATACTGCGGATAATCGCGAGTCTCCCCACATGGCTCGTATCCTCTATAACGCGCTAGGAGAAGTGACGCCCTTACCCGCTCTTGGCCCCTTTGCTGGCGAGAAGCAAAGCCAGCTGTTTTAACACACCTTTTTAGGTCAGCTAACTGGCATGCTCGGGATTGATCAGATAAATTGCGCTTACTTTCGGAAAAGTACGCTGGCAATGACGCAATTTTCCGAAAACTAGCGTGTTCAACACGCAGTGACTTACACAACAATCGACTTAATGGGTGATGTATGGCGAAGCTTGCGCATGCGCAGTGGTCATCGCGAATGACCTTTGTGCTGGCCGCCGCTGGTTCAGCGGTGGGTCTAGGCAATATCTGGAAATTTCCGTATATGGTGGGTGAAAGCGGCGGCGCTGCTTTCGTATTTGTGTATTTGCTCTGTATCGCGCTGATCGGCTTACCCATTCTTGTCTCTGAGTGGCTATTGGGGCGGCGCGGCCAGAAGAACCCCGCCAGCACCATGTCAGAGCTGGCACGCACGGCGAAAAAACCCAAAGCCTGGGCCATCGTGGGCATTAGCGGCATTGTTGGTGCCTTCTTGATTTTGTCGTTTTACAGCGTGATTGGCGGCTGGTCGCTCTACTACACCGTCAACTCGGTGAGTGGTGCTTTTAGCGGTCAAGGTGCCGATGGCATCGGCGCGCTATTTAATGGCATGTTGAGTAACCCTGGGTTGCTGCTGCTGGGCCACTCCGTGTTTATGCTGCTGGTGATCGGGATTGTCGCCCGTGGCGTTACCAAAGGCCTTGAAGGCGCTGTACGCATTCTGATGCCAGTCCTCGCACTGCTGCTGGTCGTGCTGATCGGTTACGGCATGACGACCGGCTACTTTGGCGAAGCATTGACGTATATGTTCAACCCGGACTGGAGCAAGCTCTCAGCAGAAACCGTGCTAGCCGCCTTGGGCCACGCCTTCTTCACCCTCTCATTGGGTATGGGCATCATGATGGCTTACGGCTCTTATCTGGGCAAAGAGATCGATCTGCTGCAAACCGCCCGCACGGTCATCATCATGGATACCGTCATCGCGTTAGGAGCAGGTTTAGCCATCTTCCCGATCGTCTTTGCTAATAGCTTGGATGTCGCTTCGGGCCCTGGACTGATTTTTGTCACCCTGCCGCTGGCTTTTGGCAACATGGGAGGCGGAACGATTTTGGGGTTGATGTTCTTCTTGCTGCTGACGTTTGCGGCATTAACGTCGGCCATTTCACTGCTTGAGCCCGTAGTGGAATTCATTGAAGAGCGCACGCCGCTAAGCCGTGTCATGGCTACCGTTGTGGCCGGTGTGGGTGCTTGGTTACTGGGTATTGCGGCGCTGCTGTCATTCAATGTGTGGAGCGAACCGGTGTTGTTTGGACTGGGCGTGTTTGACCTGCTGGATACGCTGACCAGCAAAATAATGCTGCCGCTAACGGGGCTGGGCGCGATTCTATTCACCGCTTGGTGCCTGGAGCGCAGCAGCGTGGAAGATGAACTGGGTCTTTCAGCGACCGGCAAGAGCGTATGGAACATCATCGCGCGCTATATAGCGCCCGCTGGCGTTATTGCCGTGTTCGTAACAGGGCTAATCTAAGCTTACGCTTAGCTTATTGCCAAGGCCCTGCTAACCGGCAGGGCGGCGCGATTGTGGAGAGATAACCGTTGCGCACTTAATCTCTTGGCAGCCTTACAATTAGTGCAATTCGCTCTCTTGCCGATCTTCATCAGGCAAGGGGGCGATATCCCGCGATAGTTTTTGAAACTCACGATGAAGCTCAATACCCCGCCGCGCTCTTAAGCTGCGTTGAGCTGCGCTGCGCTGGCGTTGAGCATGCTCATCCACTTCCATACTCATAAAGATGTCGAGCAATTCGCTTTTAACCGAGGTGATTCGTTCGACGTTTTTCATAATCGACGTTCCTCCAGATGAATATGCCTTCGTCCACCTGCATCCGTGACGACTGTTATGATGCAGTGCGGCACTTCAATTATTACTATAACCTACTTGACAAAATGATGACCAATCTTAAAAAAACTGACTAACGACCTTTAAACGCTGTTGGAAGGCTGCCTAATAGTTCGTGGCCCTATGGACTCATTAAGGCATACTGTTGATTACCTGTTGGTTGAGCACCCAAGGAGCTGAACGTGAGTCGCGCCCTGTTTGATGAAATGAGACGCCGCATGGAGCACTTTCGACGCTCCGAACAAAAAGTGGCGCGGTTTGTACTGCGCAACCCCGAAGAGGTCATCCACATGCGTATTGTGGATCTGGCCACCGAAGCCACCGTTAGCGAACCTACCGTGGTGCGCTTTTGCCGTGCGCTGGGGTGCAATGGCTTTCAGGACTTCAAACTACAGCTGGCGCAAATGCTGGCCAGCGGCAGTCAGTTCGCGCAGTTCTCCATGAACGATAGCGACTCGGTCGCTGAATTTTCCCACAGCATCTTTGACTCGACCGTGGGTACGCTACTCTCGGTTCGTGACCGGTTGGATAACGACGCCCTGGGCCGTGCAGTCAACGCCCTGGCGATGGCCAATCGGGTCGAGTTCTATGGTTTTGGGGCCTCCGGCGCGGTGGCTTTTGATGCTCAGCACAAATTTTTCCGGCTACAAATTTCCACCTCCGCCTACGCCGACCCGCATATGCAGAATATGTCGGCGGTGACCTTGAACGATGGCGACGTGGTGGTGGCCATTTCCCAAACCGGCCGTACCAAAGCGTTGGTCGCCAGCGTGCGCTTGGCTCGCGAAGCGGGCGCGACCGTCATTGGCCTCTGCCCCAGCGGCTCGCCGCTCGCCGAAGAGGTCAGCCTGCCGCTGTATATCGATGTTCACGAAGACACCGAAATCTACACCCCGCTTAGCTCGCGGATTGCCCATTTGGTGCTCATCGACGTACTGGCAGTCGGCGTGGCCAAAACCCGCGGCCCGAAACTCGCCGAACAGCTTAAAGCGGTTAAAAAGAGCCTTAATACGCTGCGCTTTCCTGAAGAGTCCTAGACTTTACCAATACATTCTGGTTAACCGGGTGCGAGGGCAGGTTGAAGCGAGGGTCTTTTGACAGGGATGTCAAAAGTAGCGCCCACGGATGGGTTCACAGCGCCCTCGCGGAAACCTGCCCTCACACAGAGGCGGGAAGATTGCCACACCTGTATACACAGCCAGTTCGCTGGCTGTGCTAGACTAGCCGCCTATTTTTTGATCCGGCAGCGGCTACTATGGACGACGTCACGGCGATTCTCGATCAGCTCAACTCCGCCCAGCGCGAAGCAGTGAGCGCTCCCCAAGGAAATCTATTGGTGCTCGCAGGCGCAGGCTCCGGTAAAACCCGCGTGCTGGTTCATCGCATCGCCTGGCTGATGCAGGCCGAGGGGCTTTCACCCTACGCGCTGCTGGCGGTCACCTTTACTAATAAAGCCGCCAAGGAGATGCGCACCCGCCTTGAGGCGCTGCTGAGCATCTCGATGCGCCATGTGTGGGTAGGCACCTTTCACTCCATCGCCCACCGGCTGCTGCGCACCCACTGGCAAGATGCCAGGCTTCCCCAACACTTCCAGATTATCGATTCTGATGATCAGCTACGCTTGGTCAAACGGCTGCTGAAAGATTACGCCATCGACGACGAACGCTATCCGCCCCGCCAGGTGCAGCACTTTATCTCCGGCTGCAAAGAGGAAGGACTGCGCCCGCATCAGGTCAACGTCGATGGCGATGCCTACATGGGTCAAATGGTTGAGCTCTACGAGCGCTACCAGCTCACCTGCGAACGCGGCGGCCTGGTCGATTTCGGTGAACTGCTGCTGCGCAGCCTGGAGCTACTACGCGACAACCCGGCGCTGTTAAACCACTACCAGGAGCGCTTTGGTCACGTACTGGTGGATGAGTTTCAGGATACCAATACCCTGCAATACGCTTGGCTAAAACTGCTCACCGGCATGAAGACACCGATGACTGCGGTGGGCGATGATGACCAGTCGATCTACGGCTGGCGCGGTGCCAAGGTGGAGAATATCAGCCGCTTTGAGCAGGAGTTTCCGCAAACCCATACCGTGCGACTCGAGCAAAACTATCGCTCCACCAGCGCCATTCTGGAAGCCGCCAATACGCTGATCAGCCACAACAGCGAGCGCATGGGTAAAAACCTGTGGACCGACGGCATCGAAGGCGAGCCGATCTCGATCTACGCCGGGTTTAACGACCTGGAAGAAGCGCGCTATATCGTCGATACCATCAAGGAGAAGGTCGAAGAAGGCTTTAACCGCCGCGATATAGCCATTCTCTACCGCTCCAACGCCCAGTCGCGGCTGCTGGAAGAGACGCTGATTCGCCAAGGCATGCCCTACCGTATTTACGGCGGTCACCGCTTCTACGAGCGCCTGGAAATCAAGAATGCCCTGGCCTACCTGCGTCTGATGCTCAACCGCGATGACGATGCCTCCCTTGAGAGGGTGATTAACGTACCCACCCGCGGCATCGGCACACGCACGGTAGAGATTGTTCGCCTGCGCGCCCGTGAACAAGGTATTCCGCTGTGGCAGGCTCTCCACGATGCGATTAACGACGGCACCTTGAAAGGCCGCGCGGCCAATGCTATGCAAACCTTCGCCAACCTGATTGAGCAGCTCGATAACGATGCTTCGGGCATGGCGCTACACGAGATTATCGATCACGTTACCGTGCATACCGGTTTGATCGAGCATCACAAAAGTGAGCGCGGCGAGAAAGGCCAAGCGCGGGTCGAGAACCTGGAAGAGTTGGTTACCGCTGCCCGTGCCTTTACCCAAGGCGATGTCTTTGAAGCGCCTGAAGCGGGCGAAGGCATGGCGGCACTGGAAGCATTTCTCTCAGAGGCCGCTCTTAACGCAGGCGACCACGAAGCCGAAGAGTTTGAGGACAGCGTACAGCTGATGACGCTGCACTCCGCCAAAGGCCTGGAGTTCCCCGTAGTATTTATTGCCGGTGTCGAGGAGGGGCTGTTTCCACACAAGATGTCCCTGGAAGAGCCGGGTAGGCTCGAAGAGGAGCGCCGGCTCTGTTACGTCGGCGTCACACGCGCTATGCAGAAGCTCTACCTCACACACGCCGAAACCCGCCGCCTGCACGGCAAAGAAGTGTTTCCACGCCCGTCGCGTTTTTTGCGCGAGCTGCCGCCGCACCTGCTCGAAGAAGTCCGCCTGCGGGGGCATATTTCCCGCCCGGTCACTGCGTCGCGCACCTCTTTCGCTCAGCAAAGCGTCGAGAGCAGCGGCGATATGCCTAGCCTCCACGTTGGCCAGGGAGTTGAGCACCCGGTGTTTGGCGAAGGCATTATTCTTAATGCGGAAGGTGAAGGTGCCCGCGCCCGAGTGCAGGTCAGCTTTGAAGGTGAAGGCGTCAAATGGTTGGTACTCGGCTTTGCCAAGCTGACACCGCTTTAAGCCGCTAAGCGCGGGCGTTGAGCGCTATGGCTTGCCGAGTAAAACCCGCTTAGCGCATACTGGCGGACGGACACTGCGCTTTTTGCGCGCTGACAAAAAATCCTATAATTTCCGGAGTTTTGCTCGCCATGCAACGCCGTAACTTCCTTAAAACCGTCGGCCTAGGTGCTGCCGGTGTCGCTGCTGCCCCTTTTGTAACCCCCTCTAGCGCCCGCGCTCAAGAGACCTACACCTGGGACATGGTCACCTCGTGGCCAAAAAACTTTCCCGCCCTAGGCACCGGTGCGAATGATTTCGCCCGCCGGGTAGAACAGCTCTCTAACGGCCGCATGCAGATCCGCGTCCACGGCGCGGGTGAACTAGTGCCCGCCCTGGAAGTATTCGACGCCGTGGCTGTTGGAACCGCTGAGATGGGCCACTCTGCCTCTTACTACTGGCGCGGAAAAGTGGCTGCCTCGCAGTTCTTTACCGCCGTGCCGTTCGGCATGACCACCACCGAAATGAATGCCTGGTTGTATCATGGCGGTGGCCAGGAGCTGTGGGATGAGATCTATGCCAATCACAATCTGAAGCCGTTCGCCGTGGGCAACACTGGCGCGCAGATGGCGGGCTGGTTCAAAAAAGAGATCAACTCACTAGACGATATGCAGGGGCTGAAACTGCGTCTGCCAGGTCTGGCCGGTGAGGCCATGAATAGCATTGGCGTTAGCACCGTCACTATGCCGGGGTCGGAAATCTTTACCTCGCTGCAAACCGGCGCGCTGGATGCCGCTGACTGGGTAGGGCCGTATAACGACCTGGCGTTTGGTTTGCATCAGGTAGCTGACTACTACTACACCTCGGCGTGGAACGAGCCCTCTGCGGTTCTGGAAGGCACGATCAACCTGGATGCCTGGAATTCGCTGCCGGAAGACCTGCAGGACGTGATCCGCGAAGCTGCACGGGCGTCTAACATGGCCATGATCAGCGAATTTGCCTTCCGCAACGCCCAGGCACTGGAAACACTGGTCGATGAGCATGGCGTTCAGCTACGCACTTTCCCCGAGGACGTAATGGCAGCGCTTTACACCTCATCGCTGGAAGCGATTCAGCGTCAGGTCGATAGCGACGAAGAGTCACGCCGTGTTTACGAATCTTACTCTGCTTTCCAGAAGCTGCTACGTCCGTTCAGCGATGTGGGTGAGTACGCCTACCTCAAGAACCGCGATAACGTCGACGGTTAAAGCAAGTAAACGAAGCACGGCAAAAGGGCGCACTAAGCGCCCTTTTGCTATTTCAAGTAAGCTCTTTTGAGGTGTATTAGTCGCTATGCACCGCTCGGATGCGCCCATTATCGTCCAGCGCGACCATCACAAAGCGCGCCTCGGTGACTTTCTGGCGCTCCTCTATGCGTTGCCCATGGGGAGGACGCACCCAAACTTCCACATCAATCTTGATTGAACTATGGCCAATGTCTTGTACCTGGGTGTAAACGCTGACCATCGAGCCAACGCGCACAGGGCTTAAAAAGTCCATGGCTTCAATCGCCACGGTCGCCGTTCGCCCGCCCG
This window encodes:
- a CDS encoding VOC family protein, producing MSSAYVSSDEIRDQFSRAMSAMYQQEVPQYGTLLSLVEAVNQEVLATNPALNSELKQSDELARINVERHGAIRVGSPDELAMLRRMFAVMGMEPVGYYDLAAAGVPVHSTAFRPVADSALKRNPFRVFTSLLRLELIEKAELREQASEILKARDIFTANVKMLIERFEQQGGLSADDAKQFVQEALKTFRWHDNATVDLATYERLHAEHRLIADVVCFRGPHINHLTPRTLDIDEVQRRMPRVGINPKATIEGPPRRDCPILLRQTSFKALEETIAFADAAEGKHTARFGEIEQRGIALTRKGRELYDRLLATAKENSPTVANNDAHQAHLSEVFKAFPDAYESLRREGLAFFHYQAVQGAAVKGSISVEQVDSLIEQGVLRVTPMIYEDFLPVSAAGIFQSNLGGSSHDHYASSASQQAFEQALGRAVIDEIELYTQRQEASLEQALAQLAG
- a CDS encoding DUF72 domain-containing protein — its product is MTLPLYLGLPMWANQDWLGNLYPRHAKTELLSDYATVFSSVEGNTTFYSGTPKPDTIAAWARQAPSHFRFCFKLPASVTHDQRLTRLEEAWAFLAALEPLHDRLGPTMVQLPRDFGPQELPQLEALLAAWPAHLPCAVEVRHPEFFHKGAAEIALNRLLITYSANRVMLDVRPLFSTPSNGHMGLAHAQQEKPKLPLHVLSTANFPVIRFIGHIDKTINSSYFTAWKERLKLWINQGKTPFLFVHTADNRESPHMARILYNALGEVTPLPALGPFAGEKQSQLF
- a CDS encoding sodium-dependent transporter — encoded protein: MAKLAHAQWSSRMTFVLAAAGSAVGLGNIWKFPYMVGESGGAAFVFVYLLCIALIGLPILVSEWLLGRRGQKNPASTMSELARTAKKPKAWAIVGISGIVGAFLILSFYSVIGGWSLYYTVNSVSGAFSGQGADGIGALFNGMLSNPGLLLLGHSVFMLLVIGIVARGVTKGLEGAVRILMPVLALLLVVLIGYGMTTGYFGEALTYMFNPDWSKLSAETVLAALGHAFFTLSLGMGIMMAYGSYLGKEIDLLQTARTVIIMDTVIALGAGLAIFPIVFANSLDVASGPGLIFVTLPLAFGNMGGGTILGLMFFLLLTFAALTSAISLLEPVVEFIEERTPLSRVMATVVAGVGAWLLGIAALLSFNVWSEPVLFGLGVFDLLDTLTSKIMLPLTGLGAILFTAWCLERSSVEDELGLSATGKSVWNIIARYIAPAGVIAVFVTGLI
- a CDS encoding PA3496 family putative envelope integrity protein, whose product is MKNVERITSVKSELLDIFMSMEVDEHAQRQRSAAQRSLRARRGIELHREFQKLSRDIAPLPDEDRQESELH
- the hexR gene encoding transcriptional regulator HexR translates to MSRALFDEMRRRMEHFRRSEQKVARFVLRNPEEVIHMRIVDLATEATVSEPTVVRFCRALGCNGFQDFKLQLAQMLASGSQFAQFSMNDSDSVAEFSHSIFDSTVGTLLSVRDRLDNDALGRAVNALAMANRVEFYGFGASGAVAFDAQHKFFRLQISTSAYADPHMQNMSAVTLNDGDVVVAISQTGRTKALVASVRLAREAGATVIGLCPSGSPLAEEVSLPLYIDVHEDTEIYTPLSSRIAHLVLIDVLAVGVAKTRGPKLAEQLKAVKKSLNTLRFPEES
- the uvrD gene encoding DNA helicase II, with the protein product MDDVTAILDQLNSAQREAVSAPQGNLLVLAGAGSGKTRVLVHRIAWLMQAEGLSPYALLAVTFTNKAAKEMRTRLEALLSISMRHVWVGTFHSIAHRLLRTHWQDARLPQHFQIIDSDDQLRLVKRLLKDYAIDDERYPPRQVQHFISGCKEEGLRPHQVNVDGDAYMGQMVELYERYQLTCERGGLVDFGELLLRSLELLRDNPALLNHYQERFGHVLVDEFQDTNTLQYAWLKLLTGMKTPMTAVGDDDQSIYGWRGAKVENISRFEQEFPQTHTVRLEQNYRSTSAILEAANTLISHNSERMGKNLWTDGIEGEPISIYAGFNDLEEARYIVDTIKEKVEEGFNRRDIAILYRSNAQSRLLEETLIRQGMPYRIYGGHRFYERLEIKNALAYLRLMLNRDDDASLERVINVPTRGIGTRTVEIVRLRAREQGIPLWQALHDAINDGTLKGRAANAMQTFANLIEQLDNDASGMALHEIIDHVTVHTGLIEHHKSERGEKGQARVENLEELVTAARAFTQGDVFEAPEAGEGMAALEAFLSEAALNAGDHEAEEFEDSVQLMTLHSAKGLEFPVVFIAGVEEGLFPHKMSLEEPGRLEEERRLCYVGVTRAMQKLYLTHAETRRLHGKEVFPRPSRFLRELPPHLLEEVRLRGHISRPVTASRTSFAQQSVESSGDMPSLHVGQGVEHPVFGEGIILNAEGEGARARVQVSFEGEGVKWLVLGFAKLTPL
- a CDS encoding TRAP transporter substrate-binding protein, translating into MQRRNFLKTVGLGAAGVAAAPFVTPSSARAQETYTWDMVTSWPKNFPALGTGANDFARRVEQLSNGRMQIRVHGAGELVPALEVFDAVAVGTAEMGHSASYYWRGKVAASQFFTAVPFGMTTTEMNAWLYHGGGQELWDEIYANHNLKPFAVGNTGAQMAGWFKKEINSLDDMQGLKLRLPGLAGEAMNSIGVSTVTMPGSEIFTSLQTGALDAADWVGPYNDLAFGLHQVADYYYTSAWNEPSAVLEGTINLDAWNSLPEDLQDVIREAARASNMAMISEFAFRNAQALETLVDEHGVQLRTFPEDVMAALYTSSLEAIQRQVDSDEESRRVYESYSAFQKLLRPFSDVGEYAYLKNRDNVDG
- a CDS encoding acyl-CoA thioesterase, coding for MTLLETDLDDVPAPQGQLTLKLLASRQDTNFYGDIPGGWLVNQMDQAAELAAGREAGGRTATVAIEAMDFLSPVRVGSMVSVYTQVQDIGHSSIKIDVEVWVRPPHGQRIEERQKVTEARFVMVALDDNGRIRAVHSD